A part of Dethiosulfovibrio salsuginis genomic DNA contains:
- a CDS encoding PLP-dependent transferase, which translates to MINYGGILSPFNAWLIARGLVTVPIRMAQHSRTSIEVARFLEGSPAVRFIWYPGLESHPQHERAKAIMRNGYSGMIAFDIKGDEETHCRFLDQLKLITHAVSLGDSESLMVYYDKNSDKLPHYPDVFHQDFFRFSVGLEDPEDLIDDLSQAFKTCGLG; encoded by the coding sequence ATGATCAACTACGGAGGAATCCTGAGCCCCTTCAACGCCTGGCTCATAGCCAGAGGGCTGGTGACAGTCCCGATCCGAATGGCCCAGCACTCTCGAACCTCCATTGAGGTCGCCCGGTTTCTGGAGGGGAGCCCTGCGGTCCGCTTCATCTGGTATCCCGGCCTTGAGAGCCACCCACAGCACGAAAGGGCGAAGGCGATCATGAGGAACGGATATTCCGGCATGATCGCCTTCGATATAAAAGGGGACGAGGAAACCCACTGTCGCTTTTTGGACCAGCTTAAGCTGATCACCCACGCGGTGTCTCTAGGCGACAGCGAGAGCCTCATGGTCTACTACGACAAAAACAGCGACAAGCTACCCCACTATCCCGACGTATTCCACCAGGACTTCTTCCGGTTCAGCGTCGGCCTTGAGGACCCGGAGGACCTTATAGACGACCTCAGCCAGGCATTTAAGACCTGCGGGTTGGGCTAG